From a single Anoplolepis gracilipes chromosome 3, ASM4749672v1, whole genome shotgun sequence genomic region:
- the LOC140664051 gene encoding LOW QUALITY PROTEIN: ATP-dependent DNA helicase Q4-like (The sequence of the model RefSeq protein was modified relative to this genomic sequence to represent the inferred CDS: inserted 3 bases in 2 codons; deleted 2 bases in 2 codons) has translation MKLFEDPIFKAKYMKNKLRVKRWESDFMEKYGRKPSKNDIKEADISIKEAYKIYWKLKTSALQETLTDITFCDDTEDNITNNLLQKSINDLDKIPSSKKKTKDTENIDSHDDKCFTEIECSFNQSNTSINVEGIWGDNLNKNKEQMPKRKQTLLIGKSSSFQLSKNKFESSTFTKRNPRKSLSSTKIRNKIENNTNSNIDQTAVSGKNSFDTTVNEMKSMFDESIKLTFEENKPDIQHSINTIQQLANGHITCVNRNLNGGWLDRCTKESNLNMETINLQRFSDTNDSGVELMESSIHSPKSYSVTAFQVSDEDFICNSDSEDEGRKKRIRNFKKLTSQDDSHPKKRQCIKINFDSTIIQSNDIIDNDTFKQTCHVNASSNLILKNKYSENAANDNINTFKLTNDIKTSLNILNESIKIENNIVPLSSNVESNVINNDKEISENICQTETSQTKSQFKTTDIPKSTDLTNQQDTLISDEKRVRQATSCRRAKQVLLDSNPNYVEEKIKKTKVKRVVVEYEQSVKKSTSQPNKKKEXNEEKCDVRKRRKDENSGKNNEQSSGLETYEFPAYDMKILQTIPRFAIKPTESSDLVAQLSESFRIDALEGDISKDILSKASTKPMEKLKKKMDTGTMNDNFVRINLKKKVFVRGKKNFNLFKYKRNQWKHRKKLTSSLDAADLIDKNGTTCFKCGEFGHFSKRCTTSRNATLLPLNEIDEFSSNFLTLEETEKMASENMQGSSYSVMKISCSLQHEEEKEDMAKLVDDDFADVSKKDTLIFQHKIPQELLSRLLPPEREIVDPLYSVNEKDNLIKXPTEVFEALHVFGHKNFRFGQEKTIMRILSGQSTLVMLSTGSGKSLCYQLPAYLYSQHSRCITLVISPLVSLMDDQITSMPKVLSAACLHTNQTPKIREQVMQSVRDGKVNVLLVSPEAVVAGEKSTGFGALLKQLPPIAFACIDEVHCISQWSHNFRPSYLMICRVLKEKLRVKTILGLTATVTKTTAESIAKYLDLLDDMVGAISDVPLPRNLVLTVSKDENKDQALIALLKNDRFRELESVIVYCIRREECERIAALLRVSLQDSRNPEKPKAKISSIAEVYHAGMTAHKRKIVQKEFMNGKIKIVVATIAFGMGINKSDIRAIIHYNMPGTFEGYVQEVGRGGRDSITAHCHLFLNPAQNSDKWELRRHICANGVDRHTIRHLLQKIFIPCSCKKINGENSNRKCPGHEVALPVDEIVQDLDITQEIISTLLCYLELHPKSFITVLSSVYVRARISSYNGPQALKRAAQSSLPLAMAIALDMQKGISHEDSNIIEFSVIDIASAIGWDSGVVKSHLKTLEWTTGVDEKMKRSAISVQYDKLGLRVKAPGDLTDMELDEALDALIARTRSQESLRLQQLELISFAFDKINVPTIKHCSTLDDDVMRRSEKLKNIIRQYFQSDSLLNDVDIGFQDKVTNEEYIAADVRNLIIRYRDTKFTGRAVARIFQGIQSPNYPALIWSKCRFWRTHLAADFNVICKIATREILALR, from the exons ATGAAGCTCTTCGAGGATCCCATTTTTAAAGCAAAGTACATGAAAAACAAACTCCGTGTAAAACGATGGGAAAGtgattttatggaaaaatatggACGCAAACCTAGCAAA AATGACATAAAAGAAGCAGATATATCTATCAAAGAAgcatataagatatattggaaattaaaaacCAGTGCGCTTCAGGAAACTCTTACGGATATTACTTTCTGTGATGATACAGAAGACAATATTACTAACAATTTGTTGCAAAAATCAATAAACGATCTGGATAAGATTCCaagttcaaaaaaaaaa acaaaagatacAGAAAACATAGATTCACATGATGATAAATGTTTTACAGAGATTGAGTGCTCTTTCAATCAGTCTAATACATCGATAAATGTTGAAGGAATCTGGGGAGACAATTTGAACAAGAACAAGGAACAAATGCCAAAGAGAAAGCAAACCCTATTGATTGGTAAAAGTTCGTCTTTtcaattatctaaaaataagtttGAAAGTTCAACCTTTACTAAACGAAATCCGAGGAAATCATTGTCATCAACTAAAATCAGgaacaaaattgaaaacaatacTAACTCAAACATTGATCAGACAGCTGTGAGCGGCAAAAATAGCTTTGACACAACAGTTAATGAGATGAAGTCCATGTTTGAtgaatcgataaaattaacatttgaaGAAAACAAACCTGACATTCAACATTCCATCAATACCATCCAACAATTAGCAAATGGCCATATAACTTGTGTGAATCGTAATTTAAATGGCGGCTGGCTTGATCGATGCACAAAGGAAAGTAATTTGAACATGGAAACCATCAATTTACAGAGATTTTCTGACACAAACGATTCTGGAGTGGAATTAATGGAATCTAGCATTCACTCCCCAAAGTCATACTCTGTTACAGCGTTCCAAGTCTCTGATGAAGATTTTATATGCAACAGTGATTCCGAAGACGAGGGCAGGAAGAAACGtatcagaaattttaaaaagctgACCAGTCAAGATGATAGTCATCCCAAAAAACGAcaatgcattaaaattaatttcgattcCACGATTATTCAGTCTAACGATATAATCGATAACGATACATTCAAGCAGACTTGTCATGTTAATGCAAGTtctaatttaatcttaaaaaataaatatagtgaAAATGCAGCTAATgacaatattaatacatttaagtTAACTAATGATATTAAAACCAGTCTCAATATATTGAATGAATCAATTAAGATTGAAAACAATATAGTTCCTTTAAGTTCAAACGTCGAATCGAATGTTATCAATAACGACAAAGAgatatctgaaaatatttgtcagaCTGAAACTAGTCAAACAAAAAGTCAATTTAAAACGACAGATATTCCTAAGTCAACTGATCTTACAAATCAGCAAGACACTTTGATATCTGATGAAAAACGAGTAAGACAAGCTACGTCATGTCGAAGAGCGAAACAAGTATTGCTTGATTCCAATCCTAATTATGtagaagagaaaattaaaaagacaaaAGTGAAA CGAGTAGTGGTCGAGTACGAACAGTCCGTTAAAAAATCTACAAGTCagccaaataaaaaaaaaga caatgaagaaaaatgcgatgtgagaaaaagaagaaaagatgaAAATTCAGGGAAGAATAATGAGCAAAGTTCAGGCTTGGAAACATATGAGTTTCCAGCGTACGACatgaaaatattgcaaacGATTCCTCGCTTTGCAATAAAGCCGACGGAGAGTAGCGATCTTGTCGCGCAACTTTCCGAATCATTTCGTATTGACGCGTTAGAAGGAGATATTTCGAAAGACATACTTTCAAAAGCAAGTACTAAGCCGATGGAAAAGCTGAAGAAGAAAATGGATACCGGGACGATGAACGATAATTTCGTCAGGATAAATTTGAAGAAGAAGGTGTTTGTGCGAGGCAAGAAGAACttcaatttattcaagtaTAAGAGGAATCAGTGGAAACATAGGAAGAAGTTAACATCCAGTTTGGATGCAGCTGATTTGATCGACAAAAATGGCACGACGTGTTTCAAGTGCGGTGAATTTGGGCATTTTTCTAAACGTTGCACAACTTCCAGGAACGCTACTCTTCTACCTTTGAATGAGATCGACGAATTTAGTTCGAATTTTCTGACTCTGGAGGAAACTGAGAAGATGGCCAGTGAGAATATGCAAGGATCATCTTATTCTGTTATGAAGATTTCATGTTCTTTGCAAcacgaagaagaaaaagaagacatGGCAAAGTTAGTCGATGACGACTTTGCAGACGTCAGTAAGAAAGATACATTAATTTTCCAGCATAAAATACCACAGGAATTATTGTCCCGATTATTACCGCCTGAAAGAGAAATAGTTGATCCCCTATATTCTGTGAACGAAAAAGATAATCTTATCA ACCCGACGGAAGTCTTCGAGGCGCTACACGTGTTTggtcataaaaattttagattcgGTCAAGAGAAGACAATAATGAGGATTTTATCTGGCCAGTCTACTCTAGTGATGCTATCGACGGGCTCTGGGAAATCTTTATGTTACCAATTACCAGCGTATCTGTATTCCCAGCATTCCCGCTGTATTACTCTAGTAATTTCGCCATTGGTATCCTTGATGGACGATCAAATAACGAGCATGCCCAAAGTTTTGTCCGCTGCATGTTTGCATACCAATCAGACACCGAAGATAAGAGAGCAGGTGATGCAATCGGTGAGGGATGGTAAAGTAAATGTTCTTTTGGTGTCACCGGAAGCAGTGGTGGCTGGTGAAAAATCCACCGGTTTTGGCGCCCTCCTCAAACAGCTACCGCCGATTGCGTTTGCCTGCATCGACGAGGTCCACTGTATCTCCCAATGGTCGCACAATTTTCGACCGTCCTATCTGATGATCTGCCGAGTGCTTAAGGAGAAGCTACGTGTGAAGACGATATTGGGACTCACGGCGACTGTCACAAAGACCACTGCGGAAAGTATAGCGAAATATTTGGACCTACTTGACGACATGGTTGGCGCTATATCGGACGTGCCCTTGCCTAGGAATCTCGTCTTAACGGTGTCCAAGGATGAGAACAAGGACCAGGCGTTGATCGCATTGTTGAAGAACGACAGATTCCGCGAACTCGAATCGGTGATAGTTTACTGCATTCGTAGAGAAGAATGTGAGAGAATAGCAGCTTTATTAAGAGTATCGCTACag GATTCGCGAAATCCTGAGAAGCCGAAGGCGAAAATATCTTCGATAGCGGAAGTTTACCACGCTGGTATGACAGCTCATAAACGCAAAATCGTGCAAAAGGAGTTTATGAatggcaaaattaaaattgtggtTGCTACCATTGCATTTGGAATGGGCATCAATAAATCGGACATTCGGGCTATCATTCATTACAATATGCCTGGTACCTTCGAAGGATACGTTCAAGAGGTCGGCCGTGGCGGAAGAGACAGTATCACAGCACATTGTCATTTATTCTTGAATCCTGCG CAAAATAGTGATAAATGGGAATTGCGCAGACACATATGTGCGAACGGTGTTGATAGACATACGATCAGACATCTACTCCAAAAAATCTTCATTCCTTGCTCTTGCAAAAAAATCAATGGAGAAAATTCCAATCGGAAGTGTCCTGGTCACGAAGTCGCCCTTCCAGTCGATGAAATCGTTCAAGATCTTGATATTACGCAAGAAATAATTTCgacattattatgttatttggAACTACAcccaaaaagttttattaccGTGTTGTCGTCTGTATATGTTCGGGCGCGAATTTCCAGTTACAATGGACCACAAGCACTTAAACGAGCAGCGCAATct tCCCTACCACTTGCAATGGCGATAGCGTTAGACATGCAGAAAGGAATTTCGCACGAGGACAGCAACATAATAGAATTTTCTGTGATCGACATTGCATCGGCCATCGGTTGGGATAGTGGAGTAGTAAAGAGCCATCTTAAAACATTGGAATGGACGACAGGAG TTGATGAGAAGATGAAACGCTCAGCTATATCGGTGCAATACGATAAACTCGGTTTACGAGTGAAAGCACCAGGTGATCTGACCGACATGGAATTGGACGAGGCTCTTGACGCATTAATCGCTCGTACTCGCTCCCAGGAATCTTTGCGTTTGCAGCAGCTCGAGCTTATATCTTTCGCCTTTGATAAGATCAACGTACCGACAATTAAGCATTGTTCGACCTTAGACGACGATGTCATGAGAAGATCAGAGaagctaaaaaatattatcagacaatattttcaatcgGATTCTCTTTTAAACGATGTTGATATCGGTTTTCAG GATAAGGTGACGAATGAGGAGTACATCGCTGCCGATGTGCGCAATTTGATAATACGTTATAGAGATACGAAATTCACTGGCCGCGCTGTAGCTCGCATCTTTCAAGGAATACAAAGTCCGAATTATCCCGCACTAATTTGGAGCAAGTGTCGATTTTGGAGGACACATCTCGCTGCAGATTTCAACGTCATTTGTAAAATCGCAACCAGAGAAATTCTAGCATTACGATAA
- the LOC140664070 gene encoding uncharacterized protein — MRERGIDMENRIYVDEETGEDLIHPFVDCDIRQSSIDSMAMNDAETGEPEVSLIDNRMVRGHHLRRVPFQIPKEVKEKSSKKRHLTELEPVPAGASFGQINPICLFLPAIIYFRWFLALLMLFEVILHVWAHHKNKTLKNANVYFRSPFHDISAEFCALCQNETCMNRVGKMHQIRMHKFLRQCNYMKRVVT, encoded by the exons atgcGTGAACGAGGAATCGATATGGAGAATCGGATATATGTAGATGAAGAAACTGGTGAGGATTTGATCCACCCGTTCGTTGATTGTGACATCCGTCAATCATCAATCGACTCGATGGCGATGAATGACGCGGAGACTGGAGAGCCGGAAGTCAGCCTCATAGACAACAGGATGGTCAGAGGTCATCATCTTAGGAGAGTGCCATTTCAG ATACCGAAGGAggtaaaggaaaaatcttCGAAAAAACGTCATTTAACAGAGCTAGAGCCAGTTCCAGCGGGTGCCTCCTTTGGCCAGATAAATCCCATCTGTCTGTTCTTACCGGCCATCATCTATTTCCGCTGGTTCCTTGCCTTATTAATGCTTTTTGAG GTAATTCTGCATGTATGGGCACATCACAAAAACAAAACCCTGAAGAACGCCAACGTATATTTTCGTTCACCGTTTCACGACATCTCTGCCGAGTTCTGCGCTCTCTGTCAGAACGAGACCTGCATGAATCGTGTTGGTAAAATGCATCAAATTCGGATGCACAAATTTCTGCGTCAGTGCAACTACATGAAGAGAGTAGTAACGTGA